The genome window AGCCCTTGTAATCCAGTTGCTTATTCACTTCTTTTCACGGGCCGCTATGATCCAGCTTAGGAGGAGGCCACGGAAAGCAGGGGAGACCCGCGCCCCGTGGCAAGACGCGAACATCAAGGGAGGAACCACCATGTCCGACGCCACCGCAAAGACCTATCCGCCATCCGCCGACATGGCCGCCCGCGCCCATGTGGATGCGCAGACCTACGACAAGATGTACCAAGCATCCGTCACCGACACCGACGGTTTCTGGCGCGAACAGGCGCAGCGGATCGACTGGATCAAACCCTTCACCCAAGTGCGCGATGTCAACTTTGACCTTGGATCAGTCAGCATCAACTGGTTTGCGGATGGTGAGTTGAACGTCAGCGCAAATTGCATCGACCGCCATCTAGAAAAGCGCGGCGATCAGACCGCGATCATCTGGGAGCCAGACAGCCCCGAGGATGACGCCAAACACATCAGCTATCGCGAGTTGCACAGCGCCACCTGCCGTATGGCCAATGTGCTGCGCGATCTGGGCGTTGATAAAGGCGACCGCGTCATCATCTACATGCCAATGATCCCCGAGGCCGCCTATGCCATGCTGGCCTGCGCGCGGATCGGCGCGATCCATTCCATCGTTTTCGCGGGGTTCTCCCCGGATGCGCTGGCCGCCCGCGTCAACGGCTGCGAAGCCAAGGTCGTGATCACCGCGGATGAGGCCCCGCGCGGCGGCAAGGCCACCCCGCTCAAGGCCAATGCCGACACGGCGTTGGCGCAATGTGATGCCAGCGTTCAATGCCTTGTCGTACGCCGCACGGGTGGAGACGTCGCGTGGAACGACGCCCGCGACCGCGATTACAACGCGCTGATTAAGGATGCCGCCGACACCTGCGAACCCACCGCAGTCGGTGCCGAAGACCCGCTCTTCATCCTCTACACCTCCGGCTCCACCGGCCAGCCCAAGGGCGTGGTCCATACCACCGGCGGCTATATCACCTATGCGGCCCTGACCCATGAGGTGACATTTGATTACCACGACGGCGACGTCTACTGGTGTACGGCAGACGTGGGCTGGGTCACCGGCCACAGCTATATCGTCTATGGCCCGCTGGCCAATGGTGCCACCACGCTCATGTTCGAAGGCGTGCCCACCTACCCTGACGCCAGCCGCTTCTGGCAGGTCTGCGAAAAGCACAAAGTCACGCAGTTCTACACTGCCCCCACGGCAATCCGCGCCCTGATGGGGCAAGGCAAGGAATTCGTCACCAAAAGCGATCTGTCGTCGCTGCGCATCCTTGGCACCGTGGGCGAGCCGATCAATCCCGAGGCGTGGAACTGGTATCACGAAGTGGTCGGCCACGGCCGCTGCCCGATCGTCGATACATGGTGGCAGACCGAGACCGGCGGCCATCTGATGACCCCTCTGCCCGGCGCCCATGACATGAAGCCCGGCGCGGCGATGAAACCCTTCTTTGGCATCAAGCCGGTGGTGCTGGACCCGACCTCAGGCAAAGAGATTGAGGGCAACCCCGCCGAGGGCGTGCTTTGCATCGCCGACAGCTGGCCGGGTCAGATGCGCACTGTTTGGGGGGATCATGAACGGTTCGAGAAAACCTATTTCGCGGATTACCCCGGTTATTACTTCACCGGTGACGGCTGCAAGCGCGATGCCGACGGCGACTATTGGATCACGGGCCGCGTGGATGATGTGATCAACGTCTCAGGCCACCGTATGGGCACTGCCGAAGTCGAAAGCGCGCTGGTTGCCCATGACAAAGTGGCCGAAGCCGCCGTGGTCGGCTACCCGCATGATGTCAAAGGTCAGGGCATCTATTGCTATGTCACCTTGATGAGCGGTGAAGAGCCTTCCGATGATCTGCGCAGCGAACTGCGCAACTGGGTGCGGCAGGAAATCGGTCCCATCGCCTCGCCCGATCTGATCCAATGGGCGCCCGGCCTGCCGAAAACCCGCTCGGGCAAGATCATGCGCCGTATCCTGCGCAAAATCGCCGAAAACGACTATGGCGCATTGGGGGATACATCGACGCTGGCGGATCCGAGCGTTGTGGATGATCTTATCGACAACCGGATGAATCGCTAAGGCGTTGCATGGCGCGGGTGGCCGCCCGCCCCCGCGCCGTGCAGCAAAAGAAAGAGAGACATGGACCAGATCATCGCCCCACAAACCGCGCGACATGCCACAGCAGAGGAGTGCGATGCCTCCCTGCCGGAGATTCTCGCCGCGCCGAAAGATGCGGCACCCATCCTTCAGCTATGCTTTCGTCCCGACTACGGCCTGCGACAGTTTCCAGAGCATCTGGATCTGACCGAGGCCGAAGGCATCCTCGGCGAACGCTGGACCGAAAAGCCTTGGCTCACCCTACCCGACGGGAGCCCAGACCCGCGCATCCAAGTGTCGATCCTGTCTAAAAGAGTGATGGACCTCTGCTGGCGCGACCGCGACCATACGGTCCACCCCGGCGACACGATGATCGTGGACATGGATCTCAGCCATGAGAACCTGCCCGTCGGCACACGGCTACAGGCTGGATCGGCGGTGCTGGAGGTGAGCGACAAGTTCAATAACGGCTGCATCAAATGGCGCGACCGCTATGGCCAAGATAGCCTGCGCTGGATCAACCGAAAGGAAAACCGCCCGCATCGGTTGCGCGGTGTCCTGTGCAAAATCGTGCAGGACGGTAGCGTTCGGGCCGGAGATCAACTTCCCAAGCTGTGATATGCGGCAATTAGAAAAGGGCCGCCCCAAGGGACGGCCCAGCTCTTTTAAATCTATCGCTCAGGCTCAGCCTTCGACGCGCTGCAGGTTAATTTCACCCACGCCCACGGCAAAGTTCACGCCGGTCTGGGTGTTCACGCTCAGCGGCTGAAGGGCCAGCGTGTTCTCGGACCCACCCGTCATCAGGTTTGCACCGGCGCCCACACCCACGGTTGCTTCTGCAGAGACACCTTTATAGCTGCCGTTCAGGCCGCCTTCGGAATACTCCTGCTCGGTCGGGGCCAGCACTAGCCAAGACATTTGGCCGTTCTGGGTTTTGCCGATATCGACACCCCAACGGTTGATCTCACCGACATAGGTCTCATCTTCGAGCCCATCTTCGATGGGGTTAAAGGTACATGTGAGTTCACGGGTAGAACCAAAGACAAAGCCAGTGCCATCACCCACATCGCAAGACAGCGACCCGATTTCGGCGTGATCGACTGTCTCATTGTCATCGGCCATCGCGGTCGAGCCAAAGGCGGTGGCGCTCGACAGGGCGGCGCCGAGGGTCAGTTTGGTTGCATTCATCATTGTC of Sulfitobacter sp. DSM 110093 contains these proteins:
- the acs gene encoding acetate--CoA ligase, whose translation is MSDATAKTYPPSADMAARAHVDAQTYDKMYQASVTDTDGFWREQAQRIDWIKPFTQVRDVNFDLGSVSINWFADGELNVSANCIDRHLEKRGDQTAIIWEPDSPEDDAKHISYRELHSATCRMANVLRDLGVDKGDRVIIYMPMIPEAAYAMLACARIGAIHSIVFAGFSPDALAARVNGCEAKVVITADEAPRGGKATPLKANADTALAQCDASVQCLVVRRTGGDVAWNDARDRDYNALIKDAADTCEPTAVGAEDPLFILYTSGSTGQPKGVVHTTGGYITYAALTHEVTFDYHDGDVYWCTADVGWVTGHSYIVYGPLANGATTLMFEGVPTYPDASRFWQVCEKHKVTQFYTAPTAIRALMGQGKEFVTKSDLSSLRILGTVGEPINPEAWNWYHEVVGHGRCPIVDTWWQTETGGHLMTPLPGAHDMKPGAAMKPFFGIKPVVLDPTSGKEIEGNPAEGVLCIADSWPGQMRTVWGDHERFEKTYFADYPGYYFTGDGCKRDADGDYWITGRVDDVINVSGHRMGTAEVESALVAHDKVAEAAVVGYPHDVKGQGIYCYVTLMSGEEPSDDLRSELRNWVRQEIGPIASPDLIQWAPGLPKTRSGKIMRRILRKIAENDYGALGDTSTLADPSVVDDLIDNRMNR
- a CDS encoding DUF992 domain-containing protein produces the protein MMNATKLTLGAALSSATAFGSTAMADDNETVDHAEIGSLSCDVGDGTGFVFGSTRELTCTFNPIEDGLEDETYVGEINRWGVDIGKTQNGQMSWLVLAPTEQEYSEGGLNGSYKGVSAEATVGVGAGANLMTGGSENTLALQPLSVNTQTGVNFAVGVGEINLQRVEG